AATGTAGTTGTAATAGAGACAGGGATATCACATATGCCGGAAGCTGAAGCACAACCTCAAAAACATTCGAAGAGCTACTCGGGCCTACGGAAAGCGTCCATACTGATGGTGGCGCTTGGGACCGAGATGTCTTCGACTATAATGCAGCAGCTCACTCCTGACGAAATCGAACGACTTACAAGTGAGATCGTTATGATTAATCGTCTGGACCAGAGCATAAGTGAGCAGGTTGTTGATGAGTGTTGCAAGGAACTGCAAAGAGCTGACCTGACTGGTGGGACCGAATATGCACGCAAACTGCTGGAGGAAGTTCTTGGAGAATCGAAGGCCATGGAAGTCCTCGGCAAGCTGGGTTCCGACGGTGGAAATGCTCTGCGCTGGCTGCGCAGCGCCCCCACGCGGCAGTTGGCTCAGTGTTTGACCAACGAGCGTCCACAGATAGCAGCGCTTGTGATCGGCCACCTTCCTCCTGAACAGGCAGCGCAAGTCATTTCGGCGCTTCCTGAGCAGACACGAGGAGAGGTTGCGCTCCGACTGACTGTTATGCAGCCCACTGACCCTGAAACAGTAAAAAACGTTGCCGATATTCTATTGCAGCGTCTGGCTATGACCGAAAATGCCAATTTTTCTGAAGTCGGCGGCAACAAATCAGTTGTTCAGATACTTAACAACGTCGACCGGAGCACCGAGAAGAAGATTCTGGATTATCTTACCGAAGTCGACGAAGAGGTAGCAAACCAGATCAAAGAGAGCATGTTTGTCTTTGATGATATTCTGTCTCTGGACGACCGCTCGATTCAGGTGATCCTGCGTGATGTTCCACAGGAAGATCTTCGCCTTGCGCTAAAGGGTTCAGGCAATGATGCGAAAGAAGTATTTTTCCGCAACATGTCCAGTCGCGCCGTGGAGACCTTGAAAGAAGACCTGGAAGCCAGTGG
This bacterium DNA region includes the following protein-coding sequences:
- the fliG gene encoding flagellar motor switch protein FliG; protein product: MPEAEAQPQKHSKSYSGLRKASILMVALGTEMSSTIMQQLTPDEIERLTSEIVMINRLDQSISEQVVDECCKELQRADLTGGTEYARKLLEEVLGESKAMEVLGKLGSDGGNALRWLRSAPTRQLAQCLTNERPQIAALVIGHLPPEQAAQVISALPEQTRGEVALRLTVMQPTDPETVKNVADILLQRLAMTENANFSEVGGNKSVVQILNNVDRSTEKKILDYLTEVDEEVANQIKESMFVFDDILSLDDRSIQVILRDVPQEDLRLALKGSGNDAKEVFFRNMSSRAVETLKEDLEASGPIKLRDVEAAQLRIACIARQLDEAGEISLRSSDDEVLV